The following are encoded together in the Candidatus Kapaibacterium thiocyanatum genome:
- a CDS encoding protein-export membrane protein SecF, translating into MDLIKKTNIDFVSRRNAFIGASLLLNVVGLIAVFLLGIDYGIDFVGGTQVAVQFKQNTATIDDVRASLEKIGYAGAELKSFGGPGQYLIRVKAANGDKGNSVSQAIVNQLSTQFSRDQVVILSSEKIDAKVSDELKMDSLWALIAAAVIIVLYVAFRFEFVYGLGAIVALVHDVLMAFVISVLFNKLGWINLETNINSIAAYLTILGYSINDKVVVFDRIRENKEKHKGMGLAQLINLSLNETLSRTLITGIAVLAALLVMVFFGGEVLEGFAFTMFIGIVIGTYSSIYIASSFVIWFDERRKQGKTSGVVAKA; encoded by the coding sequence ATGGATCTGATCAAGAAAACAAACATCGATTTCGTTTCCCGCAGGAACGCATTCATCGGTGCCTCGCTCCTGCTGAACGTCGTCGGACTGATTGCCGTCTTCCTTCTCGGTATCGACTACGGTATCGACTTCGTGGGTGGTACGCAGGTGGCCGTACAGTTCAAGCAGAATACGGCGACCATCGACGACGTCCGCGCGTCGCTCGAGAAGATCGGCTATGCCGGTGCGGAGCTCAAGAGCTTCGGCGGCCCCGGACAGTACCTCATCCGTGTGAAGGCAGCCAACGGCGACAAGGGCAACAGCGTATCGCAGGCCATCGTCAACCAGCTCTCCACGCAGTTCTCGCGTGACCAGGTCGTCATCCTGTCGTCCGAGAAGATCGATGCCAAGGTTTCCGACGAACTCAAGATGGACTCGCTGTGGGCCCTCATCGCGGCGGCCGTCATCATCGTTCTCTACGTCGCCTTCCGATTCGAATTCGTCTACGGTCTGGGCGCCATCGTCGCGCTCGTCCACGACGTTCTCATGGCCTTCGTGATCTCCGTGCTCTTCAACAAGCTCGGCTGGATCAACCTCGAAACGAACATCAACTCCATCGCCGCCTACCTCACGATTCTCGGTTACTCGATCAACGACAAGGTGGTCGTGTTCGACCGTATCCGCGAGAACAAGGAAAAGCACAAGGGCATGGGGCTCGCACAATTGATCAATCTCTCCCTGAACGAAACGCTCAGCCGTACGCTCATCACCGGTATCGCCGTCCTCGCGGCACTGCTCGTGATGGTCTTCTTCGGCGGCGAAGTACTCGAAGGATTCGCCTTCACGATGTTCATCGGTATCGTGATCGGTACGTATTCGTCGATCTACATCGCTTCGTCCTTCGTCATCTGGTTCGATGAGCGCCGCAAGCAGGGGAAAACGTCTGGCGTCGTCGCCAAGGCATAA
- a CDS encoding leucyl/phenylalanyl-tRNA--protein transferase — protein sequence MRSPASSILMPDVLLVGYRNGFFPMAEERSGRIVWHRPDPRAIIPLDDVHISRSLLKTLRKRTFRITMDTAFREVITQCADRDQSWISPEIIQAYCDLHESGHAHSIESWVGEELVGGLYGVSLAGAFFGESMFSRRSDASKVAFAHLIAVLRLRGFRLLDTQYINDFTESLGAVEIPDAIYQLMLADALDTPAIFSDISETDARD from the coding sequence ATGCGTTCACCCGCCTCTTCCATCCTGATGCCCGACGTTCTGCTCGTGGGCTACCGCAACGGATTCTTTCCGATGGCCGAGGAGCGTTCGGGACGTATCGTATGGCATCGTCCGGACCCGCGGGCCATCATCCCGCTCGACGACGTCCATATCAGCCGTTCCCTGCTGAAGACCCTGCGCAAGCGTACCTTCCGCATCACGATGGATACGGCATTCAGGGAGGTGATCACGCAGTGCGCCGACAGGGATCAGTCGTGGATTTCTCCCGAGATCATCCAGGCGTATTGCGATCTCCATGAATCGGGTCATGCCCACTCCATCGAGTCATGGGTAGGGGAGGAGCTCGTGGGCGGACTGTACGGCGTATCGTTGGCCGGCGCCTTCTTCGGCGAGTCGATGTTCAGCCGCCGCAGCGATGCCTCGAAGGTGGCGTTCGCACATCTCATCGCAGTCCTCCGCCTGCGTGGCTTCCGCCTGCTCGACACGCAGTACATCAACGACTTCACCGAGTCCCTCGGTGCCGTGGAAATTCCGGATGCCATCTATCAGCTCATGCTCGCCGACGCACTCGACACGCCGGCAATCTTCTCGGACATCTCGGAAACCGATGCCCGTGACTAG
- a CDS encoding adenylosuccinate synthase produces MSVRIIVGAQWGDEGKGKIVDLLSEGTSIVARYQGGANAGHTIVHGDRKYILHLIPSGILHPAVQCVIGNGVVIDPVALMDEIHMLESMGVNISGRLHISHKAHLIMPYHKMLDAAREKQAGSIGSIGTTGRGIGPAYFDKAQRIGIRIVDLLDRDLLCDKLRTNLEEKNQLLQAIYDQEPLDVDALIEEYLAFDTHIDPYITDTTALLNMALKDGKSILAEGAQGALLDLDHGTYPFVTSSNPTSGGACTGLGIPPTSITSIMGVVKAYSTRVGNGPFPTELHDATGDLLRSEGHEFGATTGRSRRCGWLDIPALKYSLMVNGITEIALTKLDVLGALDEIRICTGYSVDGKPAKLFPADVRTLERVTCDYITLPGWKSDIEGISSFDALPAEARSYVETIERLLETRVTWVSTSPAREDTFRR; encoded by the coding sequence ATGAGCGTGCGCATCATCGTAGGCGCACAGTGGGGAGACGAGGGCAAGGGCAAGATCGTCGACCTGCTGAGCGAAGGAACCAGCATCGTCGCCCGCTATCAGGGCGGAGCCAACGCGGGCCACACCATCGTCCATGGTGACCGCAAGTACATCCTGCATCTCATTCCCTCCGGTATCCTGCACCCTGCGGTGCAGTGCGTGATCGGCAACGGAGTCGTGATCGATCCCGTGGCACTGATGGACGAAATCCACATGCTCGAGAGCATGGGCGTCAACATCAGTGGCCGCCTGCACATCTCGCACAAGGCCCACCTCATCATGCCGTATCACAAGATGCTCGATGCGGCTCGCGAGAAGCAGGCAGGATCCATCGGGTCCATCGGTACGACGGGGCGCGGCATCGGACCGGCCTACTTCGACAAGGCCCAGCGCATCGGTATCCGCATCGTCGATCTCCTCGATCGCGATCTGCTGTGCGACAAGCTCCGCACGAACCTCGAAGAGAAGAACCAGTTGCTCCAGGCCATCTACGACCAGGAGCCGCTCGACGTCGATGCTCTCATCGAAGAGTATCTCGCCTTCGATACGCACATCGATCCCTACATCACGGATACGACGGCATTGCTGAACATGGCGCTGAAGGACGGGAAGAGCATTCTCGCCGAAGGAGCCCAGGGCGCACTGCTCGATCTGGACCATGGCACGTATCCCTTCGTGACGAGCTCGAATCCCACCAGCGGTGGCGCGTGTACCGGCCTCGGTATTCCGCCTACCAGCATCACGTCCATCATGGGCGTGGTCAAGGCCTACAGCACGCGCGTCGGCAACGGCCCGTTTCCCACGGAACTGCACGATGCCACGGGCGATCTGCTGCGCAGTGAAGGTCATGAATTCGGTGCCACCACGGGCCGCTCGCGGCGCTGCGGATGGCTCGACATTCCGGCACTGAAGTATTCGCTGATGGTGAACGGCATCACGGAAATCGCACTCACCAAGCTCGACGTTCTCGGAGCCCTCGACGAAATCCGCATCTGCACCGGATACTCCGTCGACGGCAAGCCTGCCAAGCTCTTTCCCGCAGACGTCCGTACCCTCGAACGTGTCACCTGCGACTACATCACGCTTCCGGGCTGGAAATCCGACATCGAAGGGATCTCTTCCTTCGATGCGCTGCCGGCCGAAGCCCGTTCCTACGTCGAGACGATCGAACGCCTTCTCGAGACTCGCGTCACGTGGGTCTCCACGAGTCCCGCACGCGAGGATACGTTCAGAAGGTAA
- a CDS encoding protein-export membrane protein SecD yields the protein MKKNLGKYLLIILPILAAGYMLWPTFNFYRLDKERALVAGDSAALEQWERSYGEAYQAARNGRLKLGLDLRGGMYVTLEVDVLRMIEESADQSSIDDAFRDVISKTRAETNNTDLDVLDTFLKNFRATNRSLLQYFTVTNAADPTDESVIAKLRRDVDGAVDQALQVIKQRINKYEVSEANIQKQGARRILIEMPDVKDEKEIRTLLQTTARLEFKRVLMNRELLRTFMTIDAVLKGHVPDEAKAVDTSAVKDSTATAKDSSAIAKADSARQGDSAKVDTSKKTPTDPYAGLPEEEARRRYRADYPFTSMIQSTIIVNERAQPFSFVGVKPEDFPENAQYRFIIDEKLLPRVLSILERPDIRKIMPVDLDIVVGAKTDDFFAKQGAKVYDVYGVAKEPELTGDAVVEAFPSFDQAANQPVVLMEMNAEGAEKWAQITGANIGKRIAIVLDGRVHSAPNVQNKIPNGSSQITGMANAEEANLLAVVLKAGALKAPVKIIEERVVGPSLGEDSIRRGVTTSVISFAIVILFMLAYYALGGGVADVALLMNVLLVVAALAAFGGTLTLPGIAGIILSVAMAVDANILVFERIREEMAAGRTLKAAVEQGYAKAMSAIIDSNITHILSSIVLIYLGTGPVKGFALTLIIGVVMTLFTAVLVTRAIFEIIIAGGATTFNFGQKKA from the coding sequence TTGAAGAAGAACCTGGGTAAGTACCTGCTCATCATCCTGCCGATTCTGGCAGCCGGTTATATGTTGTGGCCGACGTTCAACTTCTACAGGTTGGACAAGGAACGCGCCCTGGTGGCCGGCGACTCCGCGGCGCTGGAGCAATGGGAACGCTCGTACGGCGAGGCCTATCAGGCAGCCCGCAACGGACGTTTGAAGCTCGGTCTCGACCTTCGCGGCGGGATGTACGTGACACTCGAAGTGGACGTGCTCCGCATGATCGAAGAGTCGGCGGACCAGTCGAGCATCGATGATGCCTTCCGCGACGTCATCTCGAAGACGCGTGCCGAGACGAACAACACCGATCTCGACGTCCTCGACACCTTCCTCAAGAACTTCCGCGCTACCAACCGTTCGCTGCTGCAGTACTTCACCGTCACGAACGCCGCCGATCCCACGGACGAGTCCGTGATCGCGAAGCTTCGCCGCGACGTCGACGGTGCCGTCGACCAGGCCCTGCAGGTCATCAAGCAACGGATCAACAAGTACGAAGTCTCCGAAGCGAACATCCAGAAGCAGGGTGCACGCCGCATCCTCATCGAAATGCCGGACGTCAAGGACGAGAAGGAAATCCGCACGCTGCTCCAGACCACGGCCCGCCTTGAATTCAAGCGCGTGCTGATGAATCGCGAGCTGCTCCGCACCTTCATGACCATCGACGCAGTGCTCAAGGGACATGTTCCTGACGAAGCCAAGGCCGTCGATACGTCTGCCGTCAAGGATTCGACCGCTACGGCCAAGGATTCCTCTGCCATCGCCAAGGCCGATTCCGCCAGGCAGGGAGACAGCGCCAAGGTGGACACGTCCAAGAAGACGCCGACTGATCCCTATGCAGGTCTGCCCGAAGAAGAGGCACGTCGCCGCTACCGCGCCGACTATCCCTTCACGAGCATGATCCAGTCCACGATCATCGTCAACGAGCGTGCCCAGCCCTTCAGCTTCGTCGGCGTGAAGCCCGAGGACTTCCCCGAGAACGCGCAGTACCGCTTCATCATCGACGAGAAGCTCCTGCCGCGCGTACTCTCCATCCTCGAGCGCCCCGACATCCGCAAGATCATGCCCGTCGACCTCGACATCGTCGTCGGTGCCAAGACGGATGACTTCTTCGCCAAGCAGGGCGCCAAGGTCTACGACGTCTACGGTGTGGCCAAGGAGCCGGAACTCACGGGCGATGCCGTCGTGGAAGCCTTCCCCAGCTTCGACCAGGCTGCCAACCAGCCCGTCGTACTGATGGAAATGAATGCCGAAGGTGCCGAAAAGTGGGCACAGATCACGGGCGCCAACATCGGCAAGCGCATCGCCATCGTCCTCGATGGTCGCGTGCACTCGGCGCCGAACGTCCAGAACAAGATTCCGAACGGTTCATCGCAGATCACCGGTATGGCCAACGCCGAAGAGGCGAACCTGCTGGCCGTCGTTCTCAAGGCCGGTGCACTCAAGGCTCCGGTCAAGATCATCGAAGAACGTGTCGTCGGTCCGTCGCTCGGTGAAGACTCCATCCGTCGTGGCGTCACGACGAGCGTGATCTCCTTCGCCATCGTCATCCTCTTCATGCTCGCCTACTATGCACTGGGTGGTGGCGTCGCCGACGTCGCCCTGCTCATGAACGTCCTTCTCGTCGTGGCCGCACTGGCCGCCTTCGGAGGTACGCTCACGCTGCCCGGTATCGCCGGTATCATCCTCTCCGTGGCGATGGCCGTGGACGCGAACATTCTCGTCTTCGAGCGGATACGTGAGGAAATGGCGGCGGGGCGCACATTGAAGGCAGCCGTCGAACAGGGCTATGCCAAGGCCATGAGCGCCATCATCGACTCCAACATCACGCACATCCTGTCTTCGATCGTACTGATCTATCTCGGCACGGGTCCTGTGAAGGGCTTCGCGCTCACGCTGATCATCGGTGTGGTCATGACGCTGTTCACCGCTGTACTGGTTACGCGGGCGATCTTCGAGATCATTATCGCCGGTGGCGCAACCACCTTCAACTTTGGCCAAAAGAAGGCATAA